From a region of the Nerophis lumbriciformis linkage group LG06, RoL_Nlum_v2.1, whole genome shotgun sequence genome:
- the LOC133608293 gene encoding synaptotagmin-5: MSQYVLAVHLQVLLAVLLAVVCYCLVLAVLLCCRRKKAPPTEDAEASGAFPRPGERVTVTLTPALCTRPVRQQYEELDGDVLDFTSSKSSSSPSEDDLSDLPFDPSPTRSVSLSPESLSPLRRLSSPVFPSVSRGSSSPSRASLPSLTKLVPKSRWTRGRRSTVSGETLATTQQGAPSPSQYGSTASSVPAKAARLLHFSLLYSASGTLVVNILGLTGAGRRRSSRVSVRASLPPVCPGPQRVVSRRRSLNPEMQSQSLVLQVGSVDELRGCTLRLDVYGRDFSGLREVGLGAVELPCQHLDWNPDTTETCTRQLSPPKTKLKKSVSSQDTSSGRKTSLCTPSPWRPLGQLLVLLQYQSLARRIKVMVRKARSLAKLTRIPGAPDHYVVINLHHGGEMIGTKETKGAAGSNPVWNAPFLFDLPPGNVAQLPMLLEFIVMQGRLYTKSSILGRVLIGSHVLEAEQGHWKDMCSREPAETAHWHAVQSEAQ, translated from the exons ATGTCGCAGTACGTCCTGGCAG TCCACCTGCAGGTCCTGCTGGCCGTGCTCCTGGCCGTGGTCTGCTACTGCCTGGTGCTCGCCGTCCTTCTCTGCTGCCGCCGGAAGAAGGCGCCGCCCACGGAGGACGCGGAGGCGTCCGGCGCCTTCCCTCGTCCCGGCGAGCGGGTCACCGTGACCTTGACCCCGGCGTTGTGCACCCGGCCCGTCAGGCAGCAGTACGAAGAGCTGGACGGGGACGTGCTGGACTTCACGTCCTCTAAAAGCAGCTCCTCCCCGTCTGAGGACGACCTCAGCGATCTGCCCTTTGACCCCAGCCCCACCAGGTCGGTCAGTCTCTCCCCCGAGAGTTTGTCCCCACTGCGCCGCCTCAGCTCTCCGGTTTTCCCATCCGTGTCCCGGGGCAGCTCCAGTCCCAGCCGGGCGTCTCTGCCGTCCCTCACTAAGCTGGTACCCAAATCCCGCTGGACCAGGGGTCGGCGCAGCACCGTGAGCGGGGAAACTCTGGCGACCACGCAGCAGGGGGCGCCCTCGCCATCACAGTACGGCTCCACGGCGTCCTCCGTCCCCGCCAAGGCCGCCCGCTTGCTGCACTTCTCCCTGCTCTACTCGGCATCCGGCACCCTGGTGGTCAACATCCTGGGACTTACGGGGGCCGGGCGGAGGCGCAGCAGCCGGGTGTCGGTGCGGGCCAGCCTTCCGCCCGTCTGCCCCGGGCCTCAGCGGGTGGTCTCCCGGCGCCGCAGCCTCAACCCGGAGATGCAGAGCCAGAGCTTGGTCCTGCAAGTGGGCTCTGTGGACGAGCTGCGGGGGTGCACGCTGAGACTGGACGTCTACGGCCGCGACTTCTCTGGCCTGAGAGAGGTGGGGCTGGGGGCGGTGGAGCTGCCCTGTCAGCACCTGGACTGGAACCCCGACACCACAGAGACCTGCACCCGCCAGCTCAGCCCACCAAAAACCAAACTCAAGAAG AGCGTGAGCTCGCAGGACACGTCGTCGGGCAGGAAGACGTCGCTCTGCACGCCGTCACCATGGCGACCTTTGGGCCAGCTCCTGGTGCTGCTTCAGTACCAGTCGCTGGCACGCCGCATCAAGGTGATGGTACGCAAGGCCCGGAGCCTGGCCAAGCTGACCCGTATCCCTGGAGCTCCAG ATCACTACGTGGTCATCAATCTGCATCACGGTGGAGAAATGATCGGCACCAAAGAGACCAAAGGCGCCGCAGGTTCGAATCCCGTTTGGAACGCTCCCTTCTTGTTTGACCTGCCGCCTGGCAACGTGGCTCAGTTGCCGATGCTACTGGAGTTCATCGTCATGCAG GGTCGCCTCTACACCAAGAGCAGCATTCTGGGTCGCGTGCTGATTGGCAGCCATGTTTTGGAGGCGGAGCAAGGACACTGGAAGGACATGTGCAGCCGAGAGCCGGCAGAGACCGCCCACTGGCACGCCGTCCAATCAGAAGCTCAGTAG